The following coding sequences lie in one Glycine soja cultivar W05 chromosome 16, ASM419377v2, whole genome shotgun sequence genomic window:
- the LOC114389525 gene encoding transcription and mRNA export factor ENY2 codes for MKPKASVNRPPTPDVAENAPEREPTLQELINIKLIETGEKERLMELLRERLVDCGWKDEMKTLCRAVVKKKGRNNVTVDELIHVITPKGRASIPDSVKAELLQRIQTFLVSAAL; via the exons AT GAAGCCGAAGGCGTCAGTGAATCGACCCCCCACACCAGATGTGGCCGAAAATGCCCCTGAAAGGGAACCCAcgcttcaagagctcatcaaCATCAAG TTGATCGAGACCGGAGAGAAGGAGCGTCTCATGGAGCTGTTGAGGGAAAGGCTTGTTGATTGCGGTTGGAAGGATGAAATGAAAACTCTCTGcag AGCCGttgtgaagaagaaagggaggAATAATGTTACTGTTGATGAACTTATACATGTAATCACTCCAAAGGGACGAG CCTCGATTCCTGATTCCGTAAAGGCCGAGTTGTTGCAGAGGATTCAAACGTTTCTTGTGTCTGCTGCACTTTAA
- the LOC114390443 gene encoding uncharacterized protein LOC114390443, with protein sequence MKINQAPIMLNLQLNSIHRLHRPKNLTTNINQASMTTSRQNSNKGDTIGNNNPLPQIKHIIHVPISTQPTNHSIPSNNIPLRHFIEQPSRHRNRPILRIQVNQRGPENHSISKSNPFHHHKLMNPFPELETTRPGTCGQHRRQGGATGLKALPNHILKQIQSLVGAEILSVPTNHSGPKTRTFLRHFIKHATGTDAVSLHRVTPNQSINHVGIKVQPEFNWEAVNERKCENALRRKNQES encoded by the coding sequence ATGAAGATCAACCAAGCACCCATAATGCTGAATCTTCAGCTCAATTCCATACACCGACTTCATCGACCGAAAAATCTCACAACCAACATCAATCAAGCCAGCATGACAACAAGCCGACAAAACTCCAACAAAGGTGACACCATTGGGAACAACAACCCACTCCCTCAAATCAAGCACATCATCCACGTACCCATAAGCACCCAACCCACAAATCATAGCATTCCAAGTAACAACATTCCTCTCCGACATTTCATCGAACAACCTTCGCGCCATCGCAATCGCCCCATTCTTCGCATACAAGTAAACCAACGCGGTCCCGAGAATCACTCCATCTCCAAGTCCAACCCCTTTCACCATCATAAACTCATGAATCCTTTCCCCGAGCTCGAGACAACCCGACCGGGCACATGCGGACAACACCGACGCCAAGGTGGAGCCACTGGGCTCAAAGCCCTCCCCAACCATATCCTCAAACAGATCCAAAGCCTCGTTGGAGCAGAAATTCTGAGCGTACCCACAAACCATAGTGGTCCAAAGACTCGAACTTTTCTCaggcatttcatcaaacacGCGACGGGCACCGACGCAGTTTCCCTACACAGAGTAACACCTAACCAAAGCATTAACCACGTGGGAATCAAAGTCCAACCAGAATTTAATTGGGAAGCTGTTAACGAGCGCAAATGCGAGAATGCCTTGAGGAGGAAGAATCAAGAAAGTTAA
- the LOC114388922 gene encoding uncharacterized protein LOC114388922 isoform X1 produces the protein MASTPFSTFCHFHKPTLLFLASDGFRLGGAPAIAFGKVRKNRKMGIFPVCRAGSAVVFRDLDADDFRHPLDQQNTLLLRAIPGLNELGKALLGTVSEQVMLLENIGTSVLVSKNQLPDLYHLMVEAAEILNVDAPDLYVRQSPVPNAYTLAISGKRPFVVIHTSLVELLTKAELQAVLAHELGHLKCDHGVWLTYANILTLGAYSVPGIGGMIAQTLEEQLFRWLRAAELTCDRAALLVAQDPKVVISVLMKLAGGCPSMADQLNVDAFLEQARSYEKAASSPIGWYIRNAQTRQLSHPLPVLRASEIDEWSRTPAYKSLLKRGIQIKS, from the exons ATGGCTTCCACGCCCTTCTCCACTTTCTGCCACTTCCACAAACCCACCCTCCTTTTCTTAGCTTCCGACGGGTTCAGGCTCGGTGGCGCTCCGGCGATCGCCTTCGGAAAGGTTCGGAAGAACCGCAAAATGGGAATATTCCCCGTTTGCAGAGCTGGTTCTGCCGTCGTCTTCCGCGACCTCGACGCCGACGACTTTCGCCACCCTCTTGATCAACAG AATACGCTGCTACTGAGAGCAATTCCGGGATTGAACGAACTGGGAAAAGCTCTTCTAG GAACTGTATCTGAGCAGGTTATGCTCCTTGAAAACATTGGGACATCCGTCCTTGTTTCTAAAAATCAG CTTCCTGATCTTTACCACCTAATGGTCGAAGCTGCCGAAATATTAAATGTAGATGCCCCTGATCTATATGTTCGTCAAAGTCCTGTGCCAAATGCATATACATTAGCTATAAGTGGTAAACGACCTTTCGTTGTCATTCATACTAGCCTTGTGGAGCTCCTGACAAAAGCAGAGTTGCAG GCTGTTTTGGCTCATGAGCTGGGTCACCTAAAATGTGATCATGGTGTGTGGCTTACATATGCAAATATTCTAACCCTTGGAGCCTATTCTGTACCTG GTATTGGCGGTATGATAGCTCAGACTTTGGAAGAGCAGCTGTTCCGCTGGCTTCGAGCAGCTGAGTTGACTTGTGATCGTGCAGCTCTTCTTGTTGCTCAAGACCCTAAG GTTGTCATCTCTGTCCTCATGAAATTAGCTGGGGGATGTCCATCTATGGCTGATCAACTAAATGTGGATGCATTCCTGGAGCAAGCTCGCTCTTATGAAAAAGCTGCTTCCAGCCCAATTGGGTGGTATATAAG GAATGCACAAACAAGGCAACTGTCACATCCTCTGCCTGTTCTACGTGCTAGCGAAATTGATGAATGGTCAAGAACTCCAGCTTATAAATCTCTTTTGAAACGAGGAATTCAGATCAAATCTTAG
- the LOC114388922 gene encoding uncharacterized protein LOC114388922 isoform X2 — protein sequence MASTPFSTFCHFHKPTLLFLASDGFRLGGAPAIAFGKVRKNRKMGIFPVCRAGSAVVFRDLDADDFRHPLDQQNTLLLRAIPGLNELGKALLGTVSEQVMLLENIGTSVLVSKNQLPDLYHLMVEAAEILNVDAPDLYVRQSPVPNAYTLAISGKRPFVVIHTSLVELLTKAELQAVLAHELGHLKCDHGVWLTYANILTLGAYSVPGIGGMIAQTLEEQLFRWLRAAELTCDRAALLVAQDPKRLSSLSS from the exons ATGGCTTCCACGCCCTTCTCCACTTTCTGCCACTTCCACAAACCCACCCTCCTTTTCTTAGCTTCCGACGGGTTCAGGCTCGGTGGCGCTCCGGCGATCGCCTTCGGAAAGGTTCGGAAGAACCGCAAAATGGGAATATTCCCCGTTTGCAGAGCTGGTTCTGCCGTCGTCTTCCGCGACCTCGACGCCGACGACTTTCGCCACCCTCTTGATCAACAG AATACGCTGCTACTGAGAGCAATTCCGGGATTGAACGAACTGGGAAAAGCTCTTCTAG GAACTGTATCTGAGCAGGTTATGCTCCTTGAAAACATTGGGACATCCGTCCTTGTTTCTAAAAATCAG CTTCCTGATCTTTACCACCTAATGGTCGAAGCTGCCGAAATATTAAATGTAGATGCCCCTGATCTATATGTTCGTCAAAGTCCTGTGCCAAATGCATATACATTAGCTATAAGTGGTAAACGACCTTTCGTTGTCATTCATACTAGCCTTGTGGAGCTCCTGACAAAAGCAGAGTTGCAG GCTGTTTTGGCTCATGAGCTGGGTCACCTAAAATGTGATCATGGTGTGTGGCTTACATATGCAAATATTCTAACCCTTGGAGCCTATTCTGTACCTG GTATTGGCGGTATGATAGCTCAGACTTTGGAAGAGCAGCTGTTCCGCTGGCTTCGAGCAGCTGAGTTGACTTGTGATCGTGCAGCTCTTCTTGTTGCTCAAGACCCTAAG AGGTTGTCATCTCTGTCCTCATGA